A single genomic interval of Rhizobium leguminosarum bv. trifolii WSM1325 harbors:
- a CDS encoding Protein of unknown function DUF1800 (PFAM: Protein of unknown function DUF1800~KEGG: ret:RHE_CH02551 hypothetical protein), which produces MSLSFPTMAAIRFGYGFRPGEAPPSSKDELIDQLRKGAAATPDFPLGGPNMRHQAILSLQEQLQQIRQDAKTVTDDTTQREMRKGVQRQAQQQFQHDANLRLMQAVLSPYGFYERLSTFWTNHFSTSANKSLPMRLIVPLYEAEAIRPFISGTFGDLLRNATAHPAMLIYLDQADSLGPDSAGGIKRNKGLNENLGRELLELHTLGAGSGYSQADVTAAAMVLTGLTIDRKEMDIAFRPNISEPGTHEVLGVSYGGRRRSRDDYLDMLDDLALHPKTAAHISRKLAVHFIADQPDEGMVSDMAEAWKKTDGDLTAVYTAMLDHPAAWRDEGAKARQPFDYVVTGLRALNAGPVNGVVGSFLAANQQGTDEGDMAANTPGMAGSPVTTDPAGEAREKRLKAFQTARALGQGALRRMGQPTWLPPSPAGFEEGFSAWITGSQLAERLAWARRAAAQFGRDEDPREFLKSTLADAARDETIRVVSQAPNKISGLTLVLASPEFNRR; this is translated from the coding sequence ATGAGCCTGTCTTTCCCGACCATGGCGGCGATCCGGTTCGGCTATGGTTTCCGGCCGGGCGAGGCGCCGCCGAGCAGCAAGGACGAGCTCATCGACCAGCTGCGCAAGGGGGCGGCGGCGACGCCGGACTTTCCCCTCGGCGGCCCCAACATGCGCCACCAGGCGATCCTCAGCCTGCAGGAGCAGTTGCAGCAGATCCGACAAGACGCCAAGACGGTGACCGACGATACGACGCAGCGCGAGATGCGCAAAGGGGTGCAGCGTCAGGCGCAGCAGCAATTCCAGCACGATGCGAACCTGCGGCTGATGCAGGCCGTGTTGTCGCCGTACGGCTTCTACGAGAGGCTTTCGACCTTCTGGACCAATCATTTCTCCACCAGCGCCAACAAGAGCCTGCCGATGCGCCTCATCGTGCCGCTCTACGAGGCCGAGGCGATCCGGCCGTTCATATCAGGCACGTTCGGCGATCTCTTGCGCAATGCCACCGCCCATCCGGCCATGCTGATCTATCTCGATCAGGCGGATTCGCTCGGGCCGGATTCGGCCGGCGGCATCAAGCGCAACAAGGGGCTCAATGAAAATCTCGGCCGCGAACTGCTGGAACTGCACACGCTCGGCGCCGGCAGCGGCTATAGTCAAGCGGACGTCACGGCGGCAGCCATGGTGCTGACGGGGCTCACCATCGACCGCAAGGAGATGGACATCGCGTTCCGGCCGAATATTTCGGAGCCCGGGACACATGAGGTGCTCGGCGTCAGTTATGGCGGGCGCAGGCGCTCGCGCGACGATTATCTCGACATGCTCGACGATCTCGCCCTCCATCCGAAGACGGCGGCGCATATCAGCCGCAAGCTGGCGGTGCATTTCATCGCCGACCAGCCCGATGAGGGGATGGTGTCCGACATGGCCGAAGCCTGGAAGAAAACGGATGGCGACCTGACCGCCGTCTACACCGCCATGCTCGACCATCCCGCCGCCTGGCGCGACGAGGGCGCCAAGGCGCGCCAGCCTTTCGACTATGTCGTCACCGGCCTGAGGGCGTTGAATGCGGGACCGGTCAACGGCGTTGTCGGCAGTTTCCTGGCGGCCAACCAGCAGGGCACGGACGAGGGCGACATGGCGGCGAATACGCCTGGCATGGCTGGATCGCCGGTGACGACCGATCCCGCCGGCGAGGCAAGGGAGAAGCGCCTCAAAGCCTTCCAGACGGCGCGGGCGCTGGGGCAGGGGGCACTCAGGCGCATGGGCCAGCCGACCTGGCTGCCGCCGAGTCCGGCCGGTTTCGAGGAAGGCTTCTCCGCCTGGATCACCGGCAGCCAGCTCGCCGAGCGGCTGGCCTGGGCAAGGCGGGCCGCAGCCCAGTTCGGCCGGGATGAGGATCCGCGCGAATTCCTGAAGTCGACGCTTGCCGATGCCGCCCGAGACGAGACGATCCGCGTGGTGTCGCAGGCGCCGAACAAGATCAGCGGGTTGACGCTGGTGCTGGCATCGCCCGAATTCAATCGCCGCTGA
- a CDS encoding protein of unknown function DUF486 (PFAM: protein of unknown function DUF486~KEGG: rec:RHECIAT_CH0002660 hypothetical protein), whose protein sequence is MSFSPAALWPVVMLFASNIFMTFAWYGHLKHKNSAIFLAIIVSWGIAFFEYCLAVPANRIGSAVYTTAQLKTMQEVITLIVFAGFSIFWLGENLTWNHAIGFALIAIGASFIFRA, encoded by the coding sequence ATGTCATTTTCTCCCGCCGCCCTCTGGCCCGTCGTCATGCTGTTTGCCTCCAACATCTTCATGACATTTGCCTGGTACGGGCATCTCAAGCACAAGAACAGCGCCATCTTCCTCGCCATCATCGTCAGCTGGGGCATCGCCTTTTTCGAATATTGCCTGGCGGTGCCGGCCAACCGTATCGGTTCGGCGGTCTATACGACAGCACAGCTGAAGACGATGCAGGAGGTGATCACGCTGATCGTCTTTGCCGGCTTCTCGATCTTCTGGCTCGGCGAGAACCTGACCTGGAACCATGCGATCGGCTTCGCCCTGATCGCAATCGGGGCATCTTTCATCTTTCGTGCATAA